The Agromyces mariniharenae genome includes a window with the following:
- the ubiG gene encoding bifunctional 2-polyprenyl-6-hydroxyphenol methylase/3-demethylubiquinol 3-O-methyltransferase UbiG — MPIDNEVYDRLGAGWWDEDNPLNMLHGSCTPGRMAYFRDVLARRGVDGGRALDIGCGAGFITEELAGLGFTATGIDPSSVAIETARVHAMQGGLAIEYIVGAGEELPFPDAAFDLVTCCDVLEHVRDLDRVIAETARVLRPGGLYLFDTINRTRRSRLLAIRAMQEWRLTRIVDTSIHEWSMFITPAELEATLDGHGLELGEMAGLAPRAPWPTIVGALRAGRRGRIGYGELSRRLDFGRVESLALSYMGFAVRRG; from the coding sequence GTGCCGATCGACAACGAGGTCTACGACCGCCTCGGGGCGGGATGGTGGGACGAGGACAACCCGCTGAACATGCTGCATGGCAGCTGCACGCCGGGGCGCATGGCGTACTTCCGCGACGTGCTCGCGCGTCGCGGTGTCGACGGCGGGCGGGCGCTCGACATCGGATGCGGCGCCGGCTTCATCACCGAGGAGCTGGCCGGCCTGGGCTTCACGGCGACGGGCATCGATCCGTCGTCGGTCGCCATCGAGACGGCCCGGGTGCACGCGATGCAGGGCGGGCTGGCGATCGAGTACATCGTCGGCGCCGGCGAGGAGCTGCCGTTCCCGGATGCCGCGTTCGACCTCGTCACCTGCTGCGACGTGCTCGAGCACGTGCGCGACCTCGATCGCGTGATCGCCGAAACCGCGCGCGTGCTCCGGCCAGGGGGGCTGTACCTGTTCGACACGATCAACCGCACGCGTCGCAGCAGGCTGCTCGCGATCAGGGCCATGCAGGAGTGGCGCCTCACGCGCATCGTGGACACGTCGATCCACGAGTGGTCGATGTTCATCACGCCGGCGGAGCTCGAGGCGACGCTCGACGGGCACGGGCTGGAGCTCGGAGAAATGGCCGGACTGGCGCCCCGCGCGCCGTGGCCGACCATCGTCGGGGCGCTGCGCGCGGGGCGCCGGGGGCGGATCGGCTACGGGGAGCTCAGCCGGCGGCTCGACTTCGGTCGCGTGGAGTCGCTCGCCCTGTCGTACATGGGCTTCGCCGTTCGCCGCGGATGA